A window of the Gossypium hirsutum isolate 1008001.06 chromosome A05, Gossypium_hirsutum_v2.1, whole genome shotgun sequence genome harbors these coding sequences:
- the LOC107957454 gene encoding methylesterase 17: MGEEVMMSMTEKETAAMNNPHFVLVHGIGGGAWCWYKIKCLMENSGYKVSCIDLKGAGTDRSDANSIVSFDDYNKPLMDFMSALPHSEQVIMVGHSAGGLSVTQATHKFANKIRLAVYVAATMLKSGFLTDQDIKDGVPDLSQFGDVYELGFGLGAEQPPTTAIVKKEFQRKIIYQMSPQEDSTLAAMLLRPGPILALQSARFKEGREMVEKVGRIYIKTMHDNVIKPEQQEAMIKRWPPSQVRVLDSDHSPFFSAPFSLFGLLLKVAATSAGYK, from the exons ATGGGAGAGGAGGTGATGATGAGTATGACAGAAAAGGAAACAGCAGCCATGAATAATCCACACTTTGTGCTGGTTCATGGTATTGGTGGAGGAGCCTGGTGCTGGTACAAAATCAAGTGCCTCATGGAGAATTCTGGTTACAAGGTTTCATGCATAGACCTCAAAGGCGCAGGGACTGATCGCTCTGATGCTAATTCTATTGTATCTTTTGATGATTATAACAAGCCTCTCATGGACTTCATGTCTGCCTTGCCTCATTCTGAACAG GTAATAATGGTAGGTCATAGTGCTGGAGGGTTAAGTGTGACGCAAGCCACTCACAAATTCGCCAACAAAATCCGTCTGGCGGTGTATGTAGCAGCCACCATGCTAAAATCAGGCTTCTTGACTGATCAAGATATCAAAGAT GGAGTACCTGATTTATCCCAATTTGGTGATGTGTACGAATTGGGATTTGGATTGGGAGCTGAGCAGCCTCCAACCACTGCCATTGTGAAAAAGGAATTCCAACGTAAAATCATCTATCAAATGAGTCCTCAAGAG GATTCGACTCTAGCAGCAATGCTTTTAAGGCCAGGACCGATCCTAGCATTGCAGAGTGCTCGATTCAAAGAAGGTAGGGAAATGGTGGAGAAAGTGGGGCGGATATACATTAAGACGATGCATGATAATGTTATAAAACCAGAGCAACAGGAGGCGATGATAAAGAGATGGCCGCCATCTCAAGTGCGTGTTTTGGATAGTGACCACAGCCCCTTTTTCTCTGCCCCTTTTTCACTCTTCGGCCTACTCCTTAAAGTTGCAGCAACTTCTGCTGGATATAAGTAG